In the genome of Haemophilus pittmaniae, one region contains:
- the truD gene encoding tRNA pseudouridine(13) synthase TruD translates to MQTLPFFALNCAPSEHARLKAECADFIVLEDLGYNFSGDGEFVVVKVRKTDVNTLFVGEKLADFAGISARDMGYAGLKDRRAVTEQWFCLQMPGKPTPDFNQFHLDGVEILEVGRHNRKIRVGSLQGNYFELLLRDARPSNELNARLEHLKQGFPNYFTEQRFGRDGHNLTQALRWARGEIQVKDRKKRSFYLSAARSEIFNLVVAQRLQAGQIEQVMPGDILQLAGSHSHFSAGSDEDFEALQQRLNDGDLMLTAPLIGEPNIAAGELENAIVAQHQEFAPLMQQQKMKAARRPMLCCPMHLQWAFEDTGLRLKFWLPAGSYATALVRELVQIEEL, encoded by the coding sequence ATGCAAACACTGCCTTTTTTTGCGCTTAACTGCGCCCCTAGCGAGCACGCCCGTTTAAAAGCGGAATGTGCTGATTTTATTGTGTTAGAAGATTTAGGTTACAACTTCAGCGGCGATGGTGAATTCGTCGTGGTGAAAGTGCGTAAAACCGATGTCAATACACTCTTTGTCGGTGAAAAACTGGCAGACTTTGCCGGCATTTCCGCACGAGATATGGGCTATGCTGGTCTCAAAGATCGACGCGCGGTGACCGAACAATGGTTTTGCCTACAAATGCCGGGTAAACCAACCCCGGACTTTAACCAATTTCATTTGGATGGTGTAGAGATCCTTGAAGTCGGCCGACACAATCGCAAAATTCGGGTTGGCAGTCTGCAGGGGAATTATTTTGAACTACTGCTGCGCGATGCCCGTCCCAGCAATGAACTCAATGCCCGCTTAGAGCATCTAAAACAGGGTTTCCCTAATTATTTTACCGAACAACGATTCGGCCGCGATGGTCATAATTTGACTCAAGCACTGCGCTGGGCGCGCGGAGAAATTCAAGTCAAAGATCGCAAAAAACGCAGTTTTTATCTGTCTGCTGCCCGTAGTGAAATCTTCAATTTAGTGGTTGCCCAACGATTACAAGCCGGCCAGATCGAACAGGTGATGCCAGGCGATATCTTGCAGCTTGCCGGCTCTCATAGTCATTTTAGTGCCGGTTCTGATGAAGATTTCGAGGCGTTACAGCAACGTTTAAACGACGGCGATCTGATGCTCACCGCCCCACTTATCGGTGAACCAAACATAGCCGCCGGTGAATTGGAAAATGCCATCGTGGCACAACATCAAGAATTTGCGCCATTGATGCAACAACAAAAAATGAAGGCGGCACGACGCCCCATGCTTTGTTGCCCAATGCATTTACAATGGGCCTTTGAAGATACCGGATTACGTTTAAAATTCTGGCTACCGGCAGGCAGTTACGCCACTGCATTGGTGCGCGAATTAGTGCAAATTGAGGAGTTATAA
- the nlpD gene encoding murein hydrolase activator NlpD: protein MKKRFLLLPVSIAILTACSSSTPAPIQSADGNLSPGIMQPVDGGTAGSWQPEIQQNSMPNSMGSSVPSGTQNPQPNFQPTYQPVQNNQAAATQPTYQPVQSEPAAPKTKTVTKTVSDCSGSKSVDIPRNPNTNAPDYSQIQKGSYKGNTYKVNKGDTMFLIAYLSGMDVKELAALNNMSEPYSLSVGQTLKISNCTTKTITTTVPVKENVNTAAATPAEPAVTYTPGANGTQIGSDGSIIGPIKSGAGVPSATPSVPVASQTTSQPANVNTTADNANVVAPIASNVAWQWPTSGNVIQGFSSSDGGNKGIDISGSRGQAVKAAASGRVVYAGNALRGYGNLIIIKHNDDFLSAYAHNDKILVSDQQEVKAGQEIAKMGSSGTNNVKLHFEIRYKGKSVDPTRYLPRR, encoded by the coding sequence ATGAAGAAACGTTTTTTATTGTTACCGGTCAGTATTGCCATTCTGACTGCTTGTAGCTCTTCCACTCCGGCACCAATTCAAAGTGCTGATGGTAATCTTTCTCCAGGCATCATGCAGCCGGTAGACGGCGGCACTGCCGGTAGTTGGCAACCGGAAATTCAACAGAATTCCATGCCAAACAGCATGGGTTCCAGTGTGCCAAGTGGTACCCAAAACCCACAACCTAATTTCCAACCGACCTATCAGCCGGTACAAAATAACCAAGCCGCAGCGACTCAACCGACTTATCAACCAGTGCAAAGTGAGCCGGCTGCCCCAAAAACTAAAACCGTGACTAAAACGGTTTCCGATTGTAGTGGCTCTAAATCCGTTGATATCCCGCGTAACCCAAATACCAATGCGCCGGACTACAGCCAAATTCAAAAAGGCTCTTACAAAGGTAACACCTATAAAGTCAACAAAGGCGATACCATGTTCTTAATCGCCTACTTGTCGGGAATGGATGTAAAAGAATTGGCGGCTTTGAACAATATGTCCGAGCCATATAGCTTAAGTGTTGGACAAACCTTAAAAATTTCCAATTGCACAACCAAAACCATTACCACCACCGTACCGGTTAAAGAGAATGTGAACACAGCTGCAGCTACACCGGCTGAACCAGCTGTCACCTATACCCCAGGCGCAAATGGTACTCAAATCGGCTCTGATGGTAGTATCATCGGCCCGATTAAATCCGGTGCCGGCGTACCATCTGCCACACCAAGCGTACCGGTTGCTAGCCAAACAACAAGCCAACCGGCTAATGTCAATACCACCGCCGACAACGCGAATGTGGTTGCACCAATTGCGTCCAATGTGGCTTGGCAATGGCCAACCAGCGGTAACGTGATTCAAGGCTTCTCCAGCTCCGATGGCGGCAATAAAGGGATTGATATCAGCGGTAGCCGTGGCCAAGCTGTAAAAGCAGCAGCCTCCGGCCGTGTGGTATATGCCGGTAACGCATTGCGTGGTTACGGTAACCTAATCATCATCAAACATAATGATGATTTCTTGAGTGCCTACGCTCACAACGACAAGATCTTAGTCTCTGACCAACAGGAAGTAAAAGCCGGTCAAGAAATTGCTAAAATGGGCTCCAGCGGCACCAATAACGTGAAACTGCACTTTGAAATCCGCTATAAAGGTAAATCCGTCGATCCGACCCGTTATTTACCAAGACGTTAA
- the surE gene encoding 5'/3'-nucleotidase SurE — protein MRILISNDDGFHAEGIQTLAQELRKIAEVIVVAPDRNRSAASSSLTLVEPLRPRHLDNGDYCINGTPADCVHLALNGFLAGQVDLVVSGINAGCNMGDDTLYSGTLAAALEGRHLGLPAIAVSLDGRQHYDTAAKVVCDLIPRLHHQLLRSREVLNINVPDLPYEQLKGIKVCHLGYRASAAEVIAQNDPRGEKIYWIGPAGLPENEQPGTDFHAVQNGYVSITPISADMTAHHSIGALQDWLERE, from the coding sequence ATGCGAATTTTAATTAGCAACGACGATGGTTTTCACGCCGAGGGAATTCAAACTCTCGCTCAGGAGTTACGCAAAATTGCCGAAGTAATTGTAGTGGCTCCGGATCGCAACCGTAGTGCAGCCTCTAGCTCTCTCACGCTAGTGGAACCTTTGCGTCCACGCCATTTGGATAACGGTGATTACTGCATTAATGGCACGCCGGCCGATTGCGTCCATTTAGCCCTCAATGGTTTTTTAGCCGGGCAAGTAGATTTAGTCGTATCCGGAATTAATGCCGGTTGTAACATGGGCGATGATACGCTGTATTCAGGTACCCTAGCCGCCGCCTTGGAAGGTCGCCACTTAGGCTTACCGGCCATTGCGGTATCGCTGGATGGACGTCAACATTATGATACCGCCGCCAAAGTGGTGTGTGACTTGATTCCTAGACTACACCATCAATTATTACGCTCACGCGAAGTGTTGAATATTAATGTGCCTGATTTGCCCTACGAGCAACTCAAAGGTATCAAAGTCTGCCATTTAGGCTATCGTGCTTCCGCAGCGGAAGTCATTGCGCAAAACGATCCCCGCGGTGAAAAAATCTATTGGATTGGCCCTGCCGGATTACCGGAAAATGAACAACCTGGTACCGATTTTCATGCGGTCCAAAACGGTTATGTCTCAATCACGCCAATTTCAGCCGATATGACCGCGCATCACTCAATTGGCGCTTTACAAGACTGGCTGGAACGTGAATAA
- a CDS encoding glycosyltransferase family 32 protein, producing the protein MRVKYQSLILISNSLLRILGNLVKIVGYPIHWLLPKKRFVIPSFSPAKRRSTKQLKINRVIWQTNYSNRVTFPIYCNYLLNRLLSLSFDYRYVSTEEREEYIKRYADERTYKAYIQLNDGAAQADFWRLFTLYNEGGIYLDIDGHLVWCLDSIIEEQDSEVLITRRGRYTNFFLAAEKGSPFLRETLELIVDNIEQRRVEHGVFTLTGPHCLNVALEGKQVTSRRDKFTCAQGTFANEYFQYMDKKNGKWIHAKNEDLLKK; encoded by the coding sequence ATGCGTGTTAAATACCAATCCCTTATTTTAATTTCCAACTCATTACTGCGTATTTTGGGCAATCTGGTAAAAATTGTCGGATACCCCATACATTGGCTATTGCCTAAAAAACGCTTTGTAATTCCGTCATTTAGTCCGGCTAAACGGCGTTCAACCAAACAATTAAAAATCAATCGGGTAATTTGGCAAACCAACTATAGTAATCGAGTGACCTTCCCAATTTATTGTAACTATCTGCTTAACCGCCTACTCTCTTTAAGTTTTGACTACCGTTATGTCAGCACCGAAGAACGCGAGGAATATATCAAACGCTATGCCGATGAGCGGACTTACAAGGCTTATATCCAATTAAATGATGGTGCAGCTCAGGCAGATTTCTGGCGTTTATTCACTCTTTATAACGAAGGGGGGATTTATCTTGATATCGATGGTCACTTGGTATGGTGTTTGGATTCAATCATCGAAGAACAAGACAGTGAAGTTCTCATTACCCGCCGTGGTCGCTACACTAATTTCTTTTTAGCAGCAGAAAAAGGCTCACCTTTCCTACGCGAGACCTTGGAGCTGATTGTTGATAATATTGAACAACGCCGCGTTGAACATGGCGTATTTACTTTGACCGGGCCACATTGTTTAAATGTCGCCTTAGAGGGAAAACAGGTGACTTCCCGTCGTGATAAATTTACCTGTGCACAAGGTACTTTTGCTAATGAATATTTTCAATATATGGATAAAAAGAACGGCAAATGGATCCATGCAAAAAATGAAGATTTACTCAAAAAATAA
- the rraB gene encoding ribonuclease E inhibitor RraB, translated as MTDLTELKAETREIISDLLNDGSDPEALYIIEHHVAHYDFDLLEKIAVEAFKAGYEVSEAEEFEDDDGRAIFCFDIISEVELKPEIIDAQQAELLPLLEKYQGIYDGWGTYFEDPNADDDEYGDDGEFFDDDEDDLRHSTH; from the coding sequence ATGACCGACTTAACCGAATTAAAAGCCGAAACCCGCGAAATCATTAGTGATTTATTGAATGATGGTAGCGATCCTGAGGCACTTTATATTATTGAACATCATGTGGCGCATTATGATTTCGATTTATTAGAAAAAATTGCCGTAGAGGCTTTTAAAGCGGGCTATGAAGTTTCCGAAGCGGAAGAGTTTGAAGACGATGACGGGCGGGCAATTTTCTGTTTCGACATCATTAGCGAAGTGGAATTAAAACCGGAAATTATTGATGCCCAACAGGCGGAGTTATTACCATTGTTGGAGAAATACCAAGGTATTTATGATGGTTGGGGAACATATTTTGAAGATCCTAATGCCGATGATGATGAATATGGTGACGATGGTGAGTTTTTTGATGATGACGAGGATGATTTGCGTCATTCCACCCATTAA
- the slyD gene encoding peptidylprolyl isomerase yields the protein MKVAKNVVVSIAYQVRTQDGVLVDEAPANQPLEYLQGHNNLVIGLENALEGKDVGDKFEVRVQPEEGYGEYNENMVQRVPKDVFQGVDEVVVGMRFLADTDIGPVPVVITEVDGDEVVVDGNHMLAGQELHFTVEVVATREATLEEIAHGHVHGAHSHHHHDDEEGHGCGCGGHGHHHHDHDHEHGHGGCCGGGHGHGHGHGGCGCGGHGH from the coding sequence ATGAAAGTAGCAAAAAATGTTGTGGTAAGCATTGCTTACCAAGTACGTACCCAAGATGGTGTGTTGGTGGATGAAGCACCGGCTAACCAACCGTTAGAATATTTGCAAGGCCATAACAATTTAGTGATTGGTTTGGAAAATGCCTTGGAAGGGAAAGACGTCGGCGATAAATTTGAAGTGCGTGTACAACCGGAAGAAGGTTACGGCGAATACAATGAAAACATGGTGCAACGTGTACCGAAAGATGTTTTCCAAGGTGTTGACGAAGTTGTTGTGGGGATGCGTTTCCTCGCAGATACCGATATTGGTCCAGTACCGGTGGTAATTACCGAAGTGGACGGCGATGAAGTTGTGGTTGATGGTAACCATATGTTGGCTGGTCAGGAATTACACTTCACTGTTGAAGTGGTAGCAACTCGCGAAGCAACATTGGAAGAAATCGCACATGGCCATGTACATGGTGCACATAGTCACCATCATCACGATGATGAAGAAGGCCACGGTTGTGGTTGTGGCGGTCATGGTCACCATCATCATGATCACGATCATGAACATGGTCACGGAGGTTGTTGCGGTGGCGGTCATGGACATGGTCACGGCCATGGTGGCTGCGGTTGCGGTGGTCACGGTCACTGA
- a CDS encoding YqaA family protein — protein MKIFGALYDKTMQWSKHRLAAFWLCFVSFIEAIFFPIPPDVMLIPMSMSKPRQAFKFALYTTLASVIGGMIGYAIGYYAADWVEDVVAAWGYQGHWQQAVSWFQQWGVLVVFVAGFSPIPFKVFTLCSGVMQMAFFPFVISAFISRFARFILVAKLAAWGGEKFAAKLRKSIEVIGWSVVVLAVIAYFILK, from the coding sequence ATGAAAATTTTTGGCGCCCTTTATGACAAAACCATGCAATGGTCAAAACACCGCTTAGCGGCTTTTTGGCTATGCTTTGTCAGCTTTATTGAAGCCATTTTCTTTCCGATCCCACCTGATGTGATGCTGATTCCAATGTCTATGTCAAAACCGCGACAAGCATTTAAATTTGCCCTTTACACCACATTAGCTTCCGTAATCGGCGGTATGATTGGATATGCCATCGGTTACTATGCTGCAGACTGGGTAGAAGATGTCGTGGCCGCTTGGGGTTACCAAGGTCATTGGCAACAAGCTGTAAGTTGGTTCCAGCAATGGGGCGTACTGGTCGTATTCGTAGCCGGCTTTAGTCCGATCCCTTTCAAAGTATTTACCCTTTGCTCCGGCGTTATGCAAATGGCATTTTTTCCATTTGTGATTAGTGCCTTTATTTCCCGTTTTGCGCGTTTTATTTTAGTGGCCAAACTGGCGGCTTGGGGCGGTGAGAAATTTGCCGCGAAACTGCGTAAATCTATTGAAGTTATCGGCTGGTCGGTTGTCGTACTCGCCGTCATCGCTTATTTCATCTTAAAATAA
- a CDS encoding ABC transporter ATP-binding protein, with protein MFDKIFSWFECRLNPYPEEMPKTPEKGLFRFIWSSIEGMKGWIFLLALLTIGTGVMEAVLFQFMGLLVDWLGAYNPQTLWAEKGHWLVVMALLLVFSIGWSFLASAVRLQTLQGVFPMRLRWNFHRLMLGQSLSFYQDEFAGRVSAKVMQTALAVRDTVLTIADMFVYVSVYFITSGLVLAALDAWFLVPFIIWIIAFISILRLLIPRLAKTAQRQADARSLMTGRITDAYSNIATVKLFSHGAREAAYAKHSMEEFMVTVNAQMRLATSLDNLTYATNIFLTLSTAILGVYLWQNGQVGVGAIATATAMALRVNGLSRWIMWESARLFENIGTVNDGMATLTKPHTILDKPNALPLKIQRGEIQFQDICFAYDPAKPLLNHFNLHIKPGERVGLIGRSGAGKSTLVNLLLRFYEAQQGSILIDGQNIQEVTQESLRSQIGLVTQDTSLLHRSVRDNIIYGRPNATDKEMIHAAQRAEAADFIPYLSDSQGRHGYDAHVGERGVKLSGGQRQRIAIARVMLKDAPILLLDEATSALDSEVEVAIQESLDKMMEGKTVIAIAHRLSTIAAMDRLIVLDKGQIIEQGSHSELLAQNGLYAKLWKHQSGGFLSSHD; from the coding sequence ATGTTCGATAAAATTTTCTCATGGTTTGAATGCCGTCTCAATCCCTATCCGGAAGAGATGCCAAAGACACCGGAAAAAGGTTTATTTCGTTTTATTTGGTCCAGTATTGAGGGTATGAAGGGCTGGATTTTCTTACTTGCCCTACTCACCATCGGTACCGGTGTCATGGAAGCAGTATTATTCCAATTTATGGGATTATTGGTCGATTGGCTTGGTGCTTATAATCCACAAACCCTGTGGGCAGAAAAAGGCCATTGGTTAGTTGTAATGGCGCTACTGCTGGTGTTTAGTATCGGTTGGTCATTCCTTGCCTCTGCAGTCCGTTTACAAACCCTGCAAGGGGTGTTCCCAATGCGTTTACGTTGGAATTTCCACCGTCTAATGCTAGGACAGAGTTTAAGTTTTTACCAAGATGAATTTGCCGGTCGGGTGTCTGCTAAGGTCATGCAAACCGCCCTTGCGGTACGCGATACGGTATTAACTATCGCGGATATGTTCGTCTATGTTTCCGTTTATTTCATCACTTCGGGATTGGTATTAGCGGCCCTGGATGCTTGGTTCTTAGTGCCTTTTATCATTTGGATTATTGCCTTCATCAGTATTCTACGTTTGTTGATCCCGCGTTTAGCAAAAACCGCACAACGCCAAGCCGATGCGCGCTCACTCATGACAGGACGCATCACCGATGCCTATTCAAATATCGCGACCGTCAAACTCTTTTCCCATGGCGCACGCGAAGCCGCTTATGCCAAACATTCCATGGAAGAATTTATGGTCACGGTGAATGCGCAAATGCGTTTAGCAACCTCCCTCGACAACCTGACCTATGCCACCAATATTTTTCTTACGCTCAGTACTGCGATTCTTGGCGTGTACTTATGGCAAAACGGACAGGTTGGCGTTGGCGCCATCGCTACCGCAACAGCAATGGCATTGCGGGTGAATGGCCTATCCCGTTGGATCATGTGGGAGTCAGCCCGCCTATTTGAAAATATCGGTACCGTTAATGATGGCATGGCAACCCTCACCAAACCGCACACTATTTTAGATAAACCGAATGCCTTACCGCTTAAAATCCAGCGCGGTGAAATTCAATTCCAAGATATTTGTTTCGCCTATGATCCCGCTAAACCGTTGCTCAACCACTTTAATTTACACATAAAACCAGGTGAACGGGTTGGCTTGATTGGCCGTTCCGGTGCGGGCAAATCCACCTTAGTCAACCTATTATTGCGTTTCTATGAAGCACAACAAGGTAGCATCCTAATTGACGGACAAAATATTCAAGAAGTCACACAAGAAAGTCTACGTAGCCAAATCGGTTTGGTGACCCAAGACACTTCGTTGCTACATCGCTCGGTACGCGACAATATTATTTACGGCCGACCAAACGCTACAGATAAAGAAATGATCCATGCGGCACAGCGCGCCGAAGCGGCGGATTTCATTCCTTATTTAAGCGATAGCCAAGGCCGTCATGGCTATGATGCGCATGTTGGGGAACGCGGTGTCAAGTTGTCCGGTGGCCAACGGCAACGTATTGCGATTGCTCGGGTGATGTTAAAAGATGCACCAATTTTATTGCTTGATGAAGCAACCAGTGCCTTGGATTCGGAAGTCGAAGTAGCGATCCAGGAAAGTCTGGATAAAATGATGGAAGGCAAAACCGTTATCGCTATAGCCCACCGCTTATCCACCATTGCCGCCATGGACCGTTTGATTGTGTTGGATAAAGGACAAATCATCGAGCAGGGTTCGCACAGCGAATTATTGGCGCAAAATGGCTTGTACGCCAAACTGTGGAAACATCAAAGCGGCGGCTTCTTAAGTAGCCACGATTAA
- a CDS encoding diacylglycerol kinase translates to MYKTTGLTHLINSTKYSLQGLRSAFQHETAFRHECFAAVILVPLAFLLGHSALQIALMIGAVLLVMAVELLNSAIEAVVDRIGTERHELSGRAKDQGSAAVFIAIGIAAVIWLGVIIGG, encoded by the coding sequence ATGTACAAAACCACGGGATTAACCCATTTAATCAACTCTACCAAATATTCTCTGCAGGGATTACGTAGTGCTTTTCAGCATGAAACGGCGTTTCGCCATGAATGCTTTGCTGCAGTGATTTTAGTGCCATTGGCATTTTTGCTCGGACATAGCGCTCTGCAAATAGCCTTGATGATCGGCGCGGTATTGCTGGTTATGGCTGTAGAATTACTCAATAGTGCCATCGAAGCGGTGGTGGATCGTATTGGTACGGAGCGTCATGAGCTATCTGGTCGCGCCAAGGATCAGGGATCAGCAGCGGTTTTTATAGCAATTGGCATTGCTGCAGTGATTTGGCTCGGGGTTATTATCGGTGGCTAA
- the gltX gene encoding glutamate--tRNA ligase, whose product MKIAPPFNLDPNVKVRTRFAPSPTGYLHVGGARTALYSWLFAKHNQGEFVLRIEDTDLERSTPEATAAIIEGMEWLDLPWEHGPYYQTKRFDRYNQVIDEMLEQGLAYRCYCSKERLDDLRQNQEQNKEKPRYDRHCLGDHSHSPDEPHVVRFKNPTEGSVVFEDAVRGRIEISNAELDDLIIRRTDGSPTYNFCVVVDDWDMGITHVVRGEDHINNTPRQINILKALGAPIPVYAHVSMINGDDGQKLSKRHGAVSVMQYRDDGYLPEALVNYLVRLGWGHGDQEIFSREEMIEFFELDHVSRSASAFNTEKLLWLNHHYMRELPPEYVAKHLAWHYENQGIDTSNGPVLSDIVTMLAERCKTLKEMASASRYFFEEFDSFDEAAVKKHFKAAALEPLKKVKEKLAALTTWDLHSTHEAIEQTAAELEVGMGKVGMPLRVAVTGSGQSPSMDVTLVGIGRERVLARIDRAIAFIQAQNA is encoded by the coding sequence ATGAAAATTGCTCCTCCGTTTAATTTGGATCCTAATGTGAAAGTACGTACCCGTTTTGCACCAAGCCCAACCGGTTATTTACACGTTGGTGGTGCTCGTACTGCGTTGTACTCTTGGTTATTCGCTAAACATAACCAGGGCGAATTTGTGTTACGTATTGAAGATACTGATTTAGAACGCTCTACTCCGGAGGCAACGGCAGCCATTATCGAGGGCATGGAATGGCTTGATTTGCCTTGGGAGCATGGACCTTATTACCAAACCAAGCGCTTCGACCGTTATAACCAAGTAATTGATGAAATGCTTGAGCAAGGATTGGCGTACCGTTGTTATTGTAGTAAGGAACGTTTAGATGATTTGCGTCAAAACCAAGAACAAAATAAAGAAAAGCCGCGTTATGACCGTCATTGTTTAGGTGATCATAGCCATTCGCCGGACGAACCGCATGTGGTGCGTTTTAAAAACCCAACGGAAGGTTCTGTGGTGTTTGAAGATGCTGTACGTGGTCGCATTGAAATTAGCAATGCTGAATTGGATGATTTAATTATTCGCCGTACCGATGGTTCGCCAACTTACAATTTCTGTGTTGTTGTAGATGACTGGGATATGGGGATTACCCATGTGGTGCGTGGTGAAGATCATATCAATAACACTCCTCGTCAAATTAATATCCTAAAAGCCCTCGGTGCACCGATTCCGGTGTATGCTCATGTATCAATGATTAATGGTGATGATGGGCAAAAATTATCCAAACGTCATGGTGCAGTAAGCGTAATGCAGTATCGCGATGACGGTTATTTACCGGAAGCCTTGGTGAATTATTTGGTGCGTTTGGGCTGGGGGCATGGTGATCAGGAAATTTTCAGTCGTGAAGAAATGATCGAATTCTTTGAATTGGATCATGTTAGCCGTTCTGCCAGCGCCTTCAATACTGAAAAATTATTATGGTTGAATCACCACTACATGCGCGAATTACCGCCGGAGTATGTGGCTAAACATCTTGCATGGCATTATGAAAATCAAGGTATCGATACTTCAAATGGCCCAGTGCTAAGCGATATCGTGACTATGTTGGCCGAACGTTGTAAAACGTTGAAAGAGATGGCATCGGCAAGCCGTTATTTCTTCGAGGAGTTCGATAGCTTTGATGAAGCTGCGGTGAAAAAACACTTCAAAGCGGCAGCACTTGAACCACTTAAAAAAGTGAAAGAAAAATTAGCTGCATTGACCACCTGGGATCTACATTCCACTCACGAAGCTATTGAGCAAACTGCAGCTGAATTAGAAGTCGGTATGGGGAAAGTGGGGATGCCTTTGCGTGTGGCTGTGACCGGTAGTGGACAGTCGCCATCGATGGATGTGACCTTAGTTGGCATTGGGCGTGAACGCGTATTAGCCCGCATTGATCGGGCGATTGCCTTCATTCAGGCGCAAAATGCTTAA
- a CDS encoding SIMPL domain-containing protein (The SIMPL domain is named for its presence in mouse protein SIMPL (signalling molecule that associates with mouse pelle-like kinase). Bacterial member BP26, from Brucella, was shown to assemble into a channel-like structure, while YggE from E. coli has been associated with resistance to oxidative stress.) has protein sequence MKLRYCALLLAALPLGTLAAEEPPRSDVNFTVVTEKEIPRDLLQATLYVRTEGNNLGMLNKQINEKVEGALNLLKTQPEVVLRSNNRDSQIRYNNQGKKNGWIVDASLVVESKNFQAFSELLNQLSEHFAIEDMSASVSKEARKELENELTEAVLLEFNSKAQLIQKSLNAKGYRVVDLDLDLPKAVSEERREMMRAKAYTAELDEASFNPAGKQILKARINARIALIND, from the coding sequence ATGAAATTAAGATATTGTGCTTTGTTATTAGCTGCTTTGCCATTAGGTACATTAGCAGCAGAAGAACCACCACGTAGCGATGTGAATTTTACCGTAGTTACCGAGAAAGAAATTCCACGCGATTTGTTGCAAGCCACCTTATATGTACGCACTGAGGGAAATAATTTGGGCATGCTGAATAAGCAAATTAATGAAAAGGTAGAGGGCGCATTAAATTTATTAAAAACCCAGCCAGAGGTGGTATTGCGCAGTAATAATCGCGATAGTCAGATTCGTTATAATAATCAAGGTAAGAAAAATGGTTGGATTGTTGATGCGAGCCTGGTTGTGGAAAGTAAAAACTTCCAAGCCTTTAGTGAGCTACTTAATCAATTAAGCGAGCATTTTGCGATTGAAGATATGTCCGCAAGTGTTTCGAAAGAGGCCCGTAAGGAGTTGGAAAATGAATTAACTGAAGCGGTATTATTGGAATTTAATAGTAAGGCGCAGTTGATTCAAAAAAGTCTTAATGCGAAGGGCTATCGCGTTGTGGATTTAGATTTGGATTTACCGAAGGCAGTTAGTGAGGAGCGTCGTGAGATGATGAGGGCGAAAGCCTATACTGCAGAATTGGATGAAGCATCCTTCAACCCGGCCGGTAAACAGATTTTGAAAGCGCGGATAAATGCGCGAATTGCATTGATTAACGATTGA